In Bacillus horti, a single window of DNA contains:
- a CDS encoding carbohydrate ABC transporter permease: MKLSPNLLGRFGRRKSWDDVIFDTINTLFMIFLCTVMLYPLLNTLAISLNDANDSIRGGIGLIPREFTWYNYQHVFGEAAILQAGLISILRTVIGTALSVFCTAMVAYTISRQYFVLRRFMTIAFVLTMYFNGGLIPTYLLMRELNLIGTFWIYVIPGIIGVFNLIVIRSFIDGLPESIFESARIDGAGEWTMFFKIALPLSLPVIATVSLFVAVFQWNSWFDVFLYNSAQPHLSTLQYELMKILQNSNASLTARSAADVFASGQGGGANIVTPTSIRAAMTIVVSVPIIMVYPFLQKYFVKGLTLGGVKG, encoded by the coding sequence ATGAAGCTAAGCCCAAATCTACTAGGACGCTTCGGAAGGCGGAAATCATGGGATGATGTTATCTTCGATACGATTAATACTCTGTTTATGATCTTCCTTTGTACGGTGATGCTTTACCCGCTGTTAAATACACTTGCTATATCTCTTAATGACGCTAATGACTCGATTAGAGGCGGAATTGGGCTTATCCCAAGAGAGTTTACGTGGTACAACTATCAGCATGTATTTGGTGAGGCAGCTATCCTACAAGCTGGATTGATTTCTATATTAAGGACCGTTATTGGAACAGCACTCTCTGTGTTTTGTACAGCAATGGTGGCTTATACAATTAGCAGGCAATATTTTGTTCTGCGTAGGTTTATGACAATTGCCTTTGTGTTAACGATGTACTTTAATGGTGGCTTGATACCGACTTATTTATTAATGCGTGAATTAAACTTAATCGGGACATTTTGGATCTATGTAATTCCCGGGATTATAGGAGTTTTTAATCTAATTGTAATACGCTCCTTTATTGATGGGTTACCAGAGAGTATTTTTGAATCAGCACGAATTGATGGGGCTGGTGAGTGGACGATGTTTTTTAAAATTGCCCTTCCCTTAAGTCTACCCGTTATTGCTACGGTATCTCTCTTTGTGGCTGTATTTCAATGGAATTCATGGTTTGATGTGTTTCTTTATAACTCTGCTCAACCACATTTAAGTACGCTGCAATATGAACTGATGAAAATTCTACAAAATTCCAACGCTTCGTTGACTGCAAGGTCAGCAGCAGATGTGTTTGCCTCTGGCCAGGGCGGAGGAGCTAATATCGTTACACCAACATCAATACGGGCAGCTATGACAATTGTGGTGAGCGTTCCGATTATTATGGTCTATCCTTTTTTACAAAAGTACTTTGTAAAGGGGTTAACCTTAGGTGGAGTCAAAGGATAG
- a CDS encoding ABC transporter permease → MSNQTPSTLTPKTIKPIPLQSIPPQRPKGFKLFLKRLSEQKMLLLMSVPFLIWLFVFKYVPLYGWSMAFQDFRPARPILEQEWAGLEHFRFLFTDPSFYRVLRNTLGMSMINLVLGFVTAIGLALLINEIRKLRFKKIVQTISYMPHFLSWVVAASIVSYALSLENGIVNVLLVNLGLIKEPIVWLGIGEYFWGIIGVSDVWKNVGWNTIIYLAAIAMIDSEQYKAAEIDGASRLQRIWYITLPGMRPVIVILLIMNMGYILESGFEAQYLLMNPMNMDYAENLDIFVLRYGISMGNFSLATAAGIFKTVVSFIFLFAANSIAKRLGQARLF, encoded by the coding sequence ATGTCCAATCAGACACCTTCAACACTAACACCAAAAACAATAAAACCAATACCCTTGCAGTCTATACCTCCACAGAGGCCAAAGGGCTTTAAGCTTTTCCTTAAAAGACTGTCGGAGCAAAAAATGCTGCTATTGATGAGTGTCCCATTTCTTATCTGGTTGTTTGTGTTTAAGTATGTACCTCTATATGGTTGGTCCATGGCGTTTCAGGACTTTCGTCCAGCACGCCCTATTTTAGAGCAGGAATGGGCCGGACTTGAGCATTTTAGATTTTTATTTACTGATCCCTCCTTTTATCGGGTGCTACGAAACACTCTGGGGATGAGTATGATTAATTTAGTATTAGGCTTTGTTACAGCGATTGGTTTAGCGCTGTTAATTAATGAAATACGGAAGCTTCGTTTTAAAAAGATCGTCCAGACGATCAGCTACATGCCTCATTTTCTCTCTTGGGTGGTTGCAGCAAGTATTGTTTCTTATGCCCTTTCCTTGGAGAACGGTATCGTAAATGTTCTTCTCGTCAACTTAGGTCTGATTAAAGAGCCTATTGTCTGGCTAGGAATAGGAGAATATTTCTGGGGGATTATAGGCGTTTCAGACGTTTGGAAAAATGTTGGCTGGAATACAATTATTTATTTAGCTGCCATCGCTATGATTGATTCTGAGCAATATAAAGCGGCTGAAATTGATGGGGCTTCAAGACTGCAGCGAATTTGGTATATTACGTTACCAGGAATGAGACCAGTTATTGTCATCCTGTTAATCATGAACATGGGTTACATTCTGGAATCTGGCTTTGAGGCTCAATATCTTCTTATGAATCCTATGAATATGGATTACGCAGAAAACCTGGATATATTCGTATTGAGATATGGGATTTCGATGGGGAACTTTTCTCTCGCTACAGCAGCTGGAATTTTTAAGACTGTAGTTAGCTTTATCTTTCTATTCGCTGCCAACTCAATAGCTAAGCGATTAGGTCAAGCCAGATTATTCTAA
- a CDS encoding ABC transporter substrate-binding protein — MFKRKTMFFILSLVFMLVLVGCSSDESSTQEETVRETETDESEGNEASEYDTSPVTYTFFNAQTPGKDIDTNQTRIGKLFEEQTGVNFRVEHIVGDVNTRIGTMVASGQYPDMISPDVAIDILLDAGAFIPLDDLLEEYGPNILEAYGPYLDLMRQEDGKIYYIPFGATHDYIPNPNIDQGAFWIQRSVLKEFGYPEITTFEEYFDLIEEYHALYPQRDGSNTIGFTALTYDWRFFALANPPMHLAGYPNDGDVIVDMDTFEAKVYANSEYTKRYLQKLNELNSKGLFDREAFVANYDEYLAKLTSGRVLGFFDYGWQVNQAFDNLLLAGNDDHRYMALPIVFEETEKDQYLDPPAFISNRGVGITVSADNPERIIQYFDNMIKEENQRLIMWGFEGEHYEVGDDGRFYRTNDQIALLEDRSVKEDLGMWYFEWNWPRLNGQFSDGNAVEPRRQAEVARAAYREGDLDILGMYGLDVFADLFAEPDERPWFPAWSANIEQGSAAQIFEQRSDDLKKRHFPRIVLASPADFEQEWEAFVTEYNKLDIEAFESLMTDVVKQRIDQASGQ, encoded by the coding sequence TTGTTTAAAAGAAAAACGATGTTTTTCATTCTATCACTTGTTTTTATGTTAGTGCTTGTGGGCTGCTCAAGTGATGAAAGCAGTACACAGGAGGAGACGGTACGTGAAACTGAAACAGATGAGAGTGAGGGAAATGAAGCTAGTGAGTATGATACTTCACCAGTAACCTATACCTTCTTTAATGCACAAACACCTGGAAAGGATATTGATACGAACCAAACGAGGATTGGAAAGTTATTTGAGGAGCAAACGGGTGTTAACTTTCGAGTGGAACATATCGTTGGTGATGTGAACACGAGAATTGGAACAATGGTAGCTAGTGGACAGTATCCAGATATGATCAGCCCTGATGTAGCTATTGATATTCTTCTAGATGCTGGTGCATTTATCCCCCTCGATGATCTACTAGAAGAATACGGTCCAAACATCTTAGAGGCCTATGGACCTTATCTGGATTTAATGAGGCAGGAGGATGGAAAGATCTATTACATTCCTTTTGGAGCCACACATGACTATATTCCAAACCCTAACATTGATCAAGGGGCGTTCTGGATACAGCGTAGTGTACTTAAGGAGTTCGGTTATCCTGAAATTACGACATTTGAAGAGTACTTTGACCTGATTGAGGAGTATCACGCCTTGTATCCTCAACGTGACGGAAGCAACACTATCGGTTTTACAGCTTTAACGTATGATTGGAGATTCTTTGCTCTAGCAAATCCACCTATGCATTTAGCAGGCTATCCGAATGATGGGGATGTCATTGTCGATATGGATACGTTTGAAGCGAAAGTATACGCCAATTCAGAGTATACCAAGCGATACTTGCAGAAGCTCAATGAGTTAAATAGTAAAGGATTGTTCGATCGTGAGGCGTTCGTAGCGAACTATGATGAATACTTAGCCAAGCTTACATCTGGTCGTGTCCTAGGCTTCTTCGATTACGGCTGGCAGGTCAACCAAGCCTTCGACAACCTTTTGTTAGCGGGGAATGATGATCATCGCTACATGGCCCTTCCAATCGTGTTTGAAGAAACGGAAAAGGATCAGTATTTGGATCCACCAGCGTTTATAAGTAATCGTGGAGTCGGAATTACGGTAAGTGCCGATAACCCTGAACGTATTATTCAATACTTTGACAATATGATCAAGGAAGAGAATCAACGTCTTATTATGTGGGGCTTTGAAGGTGAGCATTATGAGGTTGGGGATGATGGACGTTTCTATCGGACGAATGATCAAATCGCTTTACTTGAAGATCGCAGTGTCAAAGAAGATCTGGGAATGTGGTATTTCGAATGGAATTGGCCACGTCTTAACGGACAATTCTCAGACGGAAACGCTGTGGAGCCTAGAAGACAGGCTGAGGTCGCTAGAGCGGCATATAGAGAAGGAGATTTAGATATCCTTGGGATGTATGGGCTTGATGTGTTTGCTGATTTGTTTGCTGAACCAGATGAGCGTCCTTGGTTCCCTGCCTGGAGTGCCAATATTGAGCAAGGCTCAGCTGCTCAGATCTTTGAGCAACGTAGTGATGATTTGAAGAAGAGACATTTTCCGCGGATTGTACTTGCTTCACCAGCCGATTTTGAACAGGAGTGGGAGGCTTTTGTAACAGAATACAATAAGCTAGACATTGAAGCGTTTGAGAGCTTAATGACAGACGTGGTTAAACAGAGGATTGATCAAGCTTCTGGACAATAA
- a CDS encoding sensor histidine kinase: protein MLDVRLGFNHVKLRNKLIILYVLSVFLPIVLTNIIFYHMTTSDIKQQKINDVSLILDQISNDFLHVVGNAIEVSTTFYTDSLLYDFFDTEYESSIEYVEAYNLHLRTLNRYRTLNPAIQSIAFYTDNSSMIFSGGVHPITDSVQQTAWYQELSKVSHPFVIRTSTGGMRGVLSVVWELDFFHSYQSHQKILKIDFNPDMLEQIFENVTFQGNVYLINGQGHVEYTTDQSVDWEREVTPMSDITLAEDTLLVEDKHLAQNYLKDWKIKGVITESEILDELHGSRRFMVLLTSLNFLIPTLIIVWISRSLTSRLSRIVEYMRRMKKQSFESIPYHGDKDEIGELTQEFNRMSQTIHRLINEVYIANIQKKELDLQKKQAQLSALKSQIKPHFLFNALETIRMRSLIKDEHETAKIIHNMAKIFRNSISWDKDWVTVQEELHLIECFLEIQQYRFDDKLSYEMIVDEEAYSFMIPNMTFLPFIENASIHGIEPLKGNGKIQIQVELKEGELLFILKDNGVGMTNERLEELLHNLYNDESMGDHIGIQNVYYRLKLYYQNDFDLRIDSNENGTTIHIRLPRQQRKGLDRRSN from the coding sequence ATGTTGGACGTTAGATTGGGCTTTAATCATGTTAAATTGAGAAATAAGCTGATCATCTTGTATGTTCTCTCTGTTTTTTTGCCTATTGTTTTAACGAATATTATCTTCTATCACATGACTACAAGCGATATTAAGCAGCAAAAGATTAATGATGTTTCTTTAATCTTGGATCAGATCTCAAATGATTTTCTTCACGTGGTTGGGAATGCCATTGAGGTGTCTACCACTTTTTATACTGATAGCTTGCTTTATGATTTTTTTGATACCGAATATGAAAGCAGTATTGAATATGTGGAAGCGTATAATCTTCATTTACGCACACTAAATCGTTACCGAACACTTAATCCAGCGATTCAGTCGATAGCGTTTTATACAGACAATTCGAGCATGATTTTTTCTGGAGGCGTACATCCTATTACGGATTCAGTGCAGCAAACAGCTTGGTACCAGGAGCTTAGTAAAGTGTCACATCCATTCGTAATTCGTACATCCACGGGTGGGATGAGAGGTGTTTTGAGTGTTGTGTGGGAGCTTGATTTTTTCCATTCCTATCAAAGTCACCAGAAAATCTTGAAAATAGATTTTAACCCAGATATGCTAGAGCAAATCTTTGAAAACGTAACGTTCCAAGGGAATGTATATTTGATTAATGGACAAGGACATGTCGAGTATACGACCGACCAGAGTGTGGATTGGGAAAGAGAAGTTACCCCCATGTCAGATATTACGCTTGCTGAGGATACTTTGTTAGTAGAGGATAAGCATTTAGCTCAAAACTATTTAAAGGATTGGAAGATTAAAGGTGTCATAACGGAGTCAGAGATTCTAGATGAGCTTCATGGGTCAAGAAGATTTATGGTCTTACTAACCAGCTTGAATTTCCTTATTCCAACTCTTATTATAGTCTGGATTTCTAGGTCACTCACGAGCCGCTTGTCTCGAATTGTTGAGTATATGCGAAGGATGAAAAAGCAGAGCTTTGAGAGTATTCCCTACCATGGAGACAAAGATGAGATTGGTGAACTCACACAGGAATTTAATCGTATGTCACAAACGATTCATCGGCTTATTAATGAGGTGTATATCGCTAACATTCAAAAAAAGGAGCTAGATTTGCAAAAGAAACAAGCACAGCTGAGTGCCTTAAAGAGTCAGATTAAACCGCACTTCTTATTTAATGCGTTAGAGACTATTCGGATGCGCAGTCTAATTAAGGATGAGCATGAAACAGCTAAAATTATTCATAATATGGCTAAAATCTTCCGCAACTCTATCTCTTGGGATAAGGATTGGGTGACTGTCCAAGAGGAGCTTCATTTGATTGAGTGCTTCCTGGAGATTCAACAATATCGCTTTGATGATAAGCTTAGCTATGAAATGATTGTGGATGAAGAGGCGTACTCGTTTATGATCCCTAATATGACCTTCTTGCCTTTCATTGAAAACGCGAGTATACATGGGATCGAGCCTTTAAAAGGAAATGGGAAGATTCAAATACAAGTAGAATTAAAAGAAGGGGAGCTGTTATTTATATTAAAGGATAACGGCGTTGGGATGACTAATGAAAGGCTCGAGGAGCTTCTCCACAACCTATACAACGATGAATCTATGGGTGATCATATAGGGATACAAAATGTGTATTATCGTTTGAAGCTCTATTATCAGAATGATTTTGATCTAAGGATTGATAGTAATGAAAATGGGACGACTATACATATTCGTCTACCTAGGCAGCAAAGAAAAGGGTTAGACAGAAGATCGAATTAG
- a CDS encoding response regulator transcription factor has protein sequence MNKVLLVDDEKFVRMGLRSLIDWEKCGYEVCGEATNGEEAIHFIKQAAPDLVITDIKMPVVDGLELIREIKENLELQTNFIIVSGHNDFAYAQKAVRYGVLDYILKPIDKDELQKSLSKLTIKRHKQKVRFGTQVEQPQKEVFTEHLFKEIVLDTLDDKQMDDWEKILDLKQCSELYYVLIELNDVLPDQQNIELKKNHIGKKQICPILKKLLSPHTIFALHELSDHAFGLLITSKHLSAYHGRIESLSTRIVQRMDEDLKQKCTVYVGKPVQSLSVWKESIESVNRIRDYKYIDTSNTLLYTEVNQHSVIYNELDHRLTMGLMEQIEENNAAEIKSMIEQIFIEFQQKSFAPKSIKTSINRCIHGLIKTVRSMDGEEMLFKTKAVMLQWEGYNVTALTLKHLFTNFALEVAEVIQELRKEKLKGDIHKIKKYVEMNYHHNISLKKIAQTFYMNPVYMGQLFKKTYGMYFKEFLLNLRIDQAKKLLRQTNKRVYEIAKEVGFGSTDYFVTQFEKINQTTPTEYRNQLLQKSKE, from the coding sequence ATGAATAAAGTGCTTTTAGTGGATGATGAAAAATTTGTGCGGATGGGATTACGCAGCTTAATTGATTGGGAGAAATGCGGCTATGAGGTATGCGGGGAAGCTACGAATGGAGAGGAAGCGATTCATTTTATCAAGCAAGCTGCTCCTGATCTAGTAATCACAGATATTAAGATGCCAGTGGTAGACGGATTAGAGCTTATTCGAGAAATAAAAGAAAATTTGGAGCTGCAAACGAATTTTATCATTGTAAGTGGTCATAATGATTTTGCCTATGCCCAAAAGGCTGTACGGTACGGTGTGTTAGACTACATTTTAAAGCCTATCGATAAGGATGAGCTGCAAAAGAGTTTATCAAAGCTTACGATAAAGCGACACAAGCAAAAAGTACGCTTCGGTACACAAGTGGAGCAGCCGCAGAAGGAGGTATTTACAGAGCATTTGTTTAAGGAAATCGTTCTAGATACGTTAGATGATAAGCAGATGGACGATTGGGAAAAAATCCTTGATCTTAAGCAATGCTCTGAGCTGTACTATGTGCTTATTGAGCTTAATGACGTTTTACCTGATCAGCAAAATATAGAGCTGAAAAAGAACCACATAGGGAAGAAACAAATCTGTCCAATTTTAAAAAAACTTCTATCTCCTCACACTATTTTTGCCTTACATGAGCTTTCAGACCATGCCTTTGGTTTACTTATCACTTCAAAGCATTTATCAGCGTACCATGGGAGGATCGAGTCACTATCTACTAGAATTGTCCAGAGAATGGATGAAGACCTAAAGCAAAAATGCACGGTATATGTAGGAAAGCCAGTACAAAGCTTATCAGTTTGGAAGGAATCTATTGAATCTGTAAATCGAATTAGAGATTACAAATACATCGATACGTCGAATACTCTGCTATATACAGAGGTCAACCAGCATTCTGTTATTTATAATGAGCTAGACCATAGATTAACTATGGGTCTGATGGAGCAGATTGAAGAAAACAATGCCGCTGAGATTAAGAGCATGATCGAGCAAATATTTATTGAATTTCAGCAAAAGAGCTTCGCTCCTAAATCTATTAAAACATCTATTAATCGCTGTATACATGGATTGATAAAAACAGTACGCAGTATGGATGGAGAAGAAATGCTGTTTAAAACTAAAGCTGTTATGCTGCAATGGGAAGGCTATAATGTTACAGCCTTGACACTAAAGCATCTGTTTACAAACTTTGCTCTTGAGGTAGCAGAGGTTATTCAGGAGCTGCGTAAGGAAAAGCTTAAGGGAGACATCCATAAAATTAAAAAATATGTAGAAATGAATTATCATCACAATATTAGCTTAAAGAAAATTGCTCAAACTTTTTATATGAATCCAGTATATATGGGGCAGTTATTCAAAAAGACGTACGGCATGTATTTTAAGGAGTTCCTATTAAACCTTCGGATAGATCAAGCAAAGAAGCTCCTGCGGCAAACCAATAAAAGGGTTTATGAGATTGCTAAGGAAGTGGGCTTTGGAAGTACTGATTATTTTGTCACTCAGTTTGAGAAAATAAATCAAACTACCCCTACCGAGTATAGAAATCAGCTTTTGCAAAAAAGCAAGGAGTAG
- a CDS encoding YesL family protein produces the protein MASGFYRICEWIMRMAYINILWLLFTVAGLGVFGFMPATIGLFTVVRKWLMGETEVPIFRTFLDCFKQEFMTANKFALVFIVVGFVLYVDFLFLASVEGIIHTILLVGLFVAGMIYSVTLCYIIPVYVHYRLPFLQYFKSAFIIGVVNPVLTITMFVALILFVLLFLWIPGLIPFFSVSAVGLVLMHVGLLAIKNIESKKEKMKEQNIN, from the coding sequence ATGGCAAGTGGCTTTTATCGCATATGTGAATGGATTATGAGAATGGCATATATTAATATACTTTGGTTGCTTTTTACAGTGGCGGGTCTTGGTGTATTCGGCTTTATGCCGGCTACGATTGGTTTATTTACCGTTGTGCGCAAATGGCTAATGGGAGAGACGGAGGTCCCTATTTTTCGAACGTTTCTAGATTGTTTTAAACAAGAGTTTATGACAGCAAATAAATTTGCTCTAGTGTTTATTGTCGTAGGTTTTGTTTTGTATGTAGACTTTCTCTTTTTAGCTAGTGTGGAAGGCATAATCCATACTATTTTGCTTGTCGGCCTTTTCGTGGCAGGTATGATTTATTCTGTAACTCTTTGTTACATTATCCCTGTGTACGTACATTACAGGCTGCCTTTCCTTCAATATTTTAAAAGTGCCTTTATTATAGGTGTGGTGAATCCAGTGCTAACGATCACGATGTTTGTAGCACTTATATTATTCGTCCTTCTATTTCTCTGGATACCAGGTCTCATTCCGTTCTTCAGTGTATCTGCGGTAGGGCTTGTTTTGATGCATGTAGGTCTATTAGCTATAAAAAATATTGAGAGTAAAAAGGAAAAAATGAAGGAACAAAACATAAATTAA
- a CDS encoding GH39 family glycosyl hydrolase, whose product METIIVGKQAQGKYRKNWKVCIGTGRLGLALQKEYQDHLRLLQEQIGFSYIRGHGLLHDDVGIYREFETADGHAKPFYNFTYIDRIFDSYLELGIRPFVEIGFMPKLLASGEQTIFYWKGNVTPPKDYSKWKDLVQAIVTHFIARYGEEEVLRWPFEIWNEPNLINFWQDADQAEYFKLYLVTAQAIKEVHPSIQVGGPAICGGSDHWITDFLLFCKNESAPVDFVTRHAYTSAKPHKTTPELVYQELNNNTSMLEEFKQVREMIQASPFPDLPFHITEYNTSYSPINPIHDTTLNAAYLARTLSEASDYVDSLSYWTFSDVFEELDVPKAQFHGGFGLIALNGILKPTFHLFRFFNSLGEELLYRDENIIVTRKPDGSIALVIWNLVIEKGDDFNKEVTITLPLEFRDVFIKRDTIDEIHANPWRVWKELGRPRFPSQQQIQMLRQVAEPHVRTLRKTTENETLSLTLTLSKNEVSLIEFIPVYEEAQPYIDLDDSQMTSYS is encoded by the coding sequence ATGGAAACAATTATAGTTGGAAAGCAAGCTCAAGGGAAGTACCGAAAGAATTGGAAGGTGTGTATAGGTACAGGGAGACTAGGTCTTGCACTGCAAAAAGAGTATCAGGATCATTTGCGTCTGCTTCAAGAACAGATAGGCTTTTCCTATATAAGAGGGCATGGACTTTTACATGATGATGTTGGTATCTATCGAGAGTTTGAAACAGCTGATGGTCATGCAAAGCCCTTCTATAACTTTACATACATTGATAGAATCTTTGATTCCTATTTAGAGCTAGGAATCCGACCATTTGTAGAGATTGGGTTTATGCCTAAGCTGCTAGCTTCTGGAGAGCAAACGATTTTCTATTGGAAGGGAAATGTCACTCCGCCAAAGGATTATAGCAAATGGAAGGACTTAGTTCAGGCTATTGTCACTCATTTTATTGCACGCTACGGAGAAGAGGAAGTCTTAAGATGGCCTTTTGAAATTTGGAACGAGCCCAATCTGATCAATTTTTGGCAGGACGCCGATCAAGCGGAATATTTTAAATTGTATCTAGTGACTGCACAGGCGATTAAAGAAGTGCATCCTAGTATACAAGTTGGTGGTCCAGCGATATGTGGTGGGTCTGATCATTGGATTACCGATTTCCTATTGTTTTGCAAAAATGAAAGCGCTCCCGTAGATTTTGTCACCCGACACGCCTATACTTCAGCTAAACCGCACAAGACTACACCTGAATTAGTTTATCAAGAGCTGAATAATAACACGAGTATGCTAGAGGAGTTTAAACAGGTTAGGGAAATGATTCAAGCCTCTCCCTTCCCCGACCTTCCTTTTCATATAACGGAATATAATACGTCCTATAGTCCAATAAACCCCATCCATGACACTACATTAAATGCAGCCTATCTAGCTAGAACATTAAGTGAAGCCAGTGATTACGTTGATTCCCTCTCCTACTGGACATTCAGTGATGTTTTTGAGGAGCTAGACGTCCCAAAGGCACAGTTTCATGGAGGGTTCGGACTGATCGCTTTAAATGGAATCTTGAAGCCTACTTTTCACCTGTTCCGTTTCTTTAATTCTTTAGGTGAAGAACTCCTATATCGCGATGAAAATATAATTGTAACACGTAAGCCTGATGGCTCCATTGCTCTAGTCATTTGGAATCTTGTCATAGAAAAAGGAGATGACTTCAATAAAGAGGTTACCATAACCCTCCCCTTAGAATTCAGGGATGTATTTATAAAAAGAGATACGATTGATGAAATACATGCGAACCCCTGGCGAGTTTGGAAGGAGTTGGGCAGGCCACGTTTTCCAAGCCAGCAGCAGATTCAAATGCTACGGCAGGTTGCAGAGCCTCACGTTAGAACCCTTAGGAAAACGACAGAAAATGAAACACTCAGCTTAACTCTTACATTGTCCAAAAATGAGGTAAGTCTCATTGAATTCATTCCTGTTTATGAAGAAGCACAGCCTTACATTGACCTAGATGATAGCCAAATGACTTCATATAGCTAG
- a CDS encoding glycosyl hydrolase family 8 codes for MTSQKQGAFYTGRYRNVFKEHGYSEDDINDRVQKTWKDIFYGDQKTTFYYPVGENKAYILDTGNLDVRTEGMSYGMMMAVQLNKKEEFDRLWTWAREHMYVTFGENAGYFSWSCAPDGTRNYDGPAPDGEEYFALALFFASHRWGDGEHEPYVYSHEAKELLRTCLHKGEDSIGQPMWEKENKLIKFVPNCSFTDPSYHLPHFYELFSLWSYPEDRSFWQEAAHASRRYLQKACHPVTGLAPEYAFYDGSPNHVNGFGHFYSDSYRVAANIGLDYEWFKKDEWQVTEANRIQAFFADKDPLDYRRYTIEGDPFEKKSLHPVGLIATNAMASLAATGPIAKAHVDLFWQTPVRQGERRYYDNCLYLFAMLALSGNYRIWMPQKS; via the coding sequence ATGACTAGTCAAAAACAAGGAGCTTTCTATACCGGTAGATACCGTAACGTATTCAAAGAGCACGGCTACTCTGAGGATGATATCAATGATCGAGTTCAGAAGACATGGAAGGATATTTTCTATGGTGATCAGAAAACAACCTTTTATTATCCAGTCGGGGAAAATAAAGCATATATTTTGGATACAGGAAATCTGGATGTACGTACAGAGGGAATGTCCTACGGAATGATGATGGCTGTTCAACTTAATAAAAAGGAAGAGTTTGACCGATTATGGACATGGGCTAGGGAGCATATGTATGTTACTTTTGGGGAAAATGCAGGTTATTTTTCTTGGTCATGTGCTCCCGACGGTACAAGAAATTATGATGGACCTGCACCTGATGGAGAAGAATATTTTGCTTTAGCGTTGTTTTTCGCCTCCCATCGTTGGGGCGATGGAGAACATGAGCCTTATGTCTATTCGCATGAAGCCAAAGAGCTACTGAGAACCTGCCTCCATAAAGGAGAAGACAGCATTGGACAGCCGATGTGGGAAAAAGAGAACAAGCTAATTAAGTTCGTACCAAACTGTAGCTTTACTGATCCGTCCTATCATCTTCCACATTTTTACGAGCTTTTCAGCCTTTGGTCGTATCCTGAGGATCGTTCATTTTGGCAGGAGGCTGCTCACGCTAGTAGACGGTATTTACAGAAAGCCTGTCATCCCGTAACTGGCCTAGCTCCTGAGTATGCTTTTTATGATGGTAGCCCTAATCATGTAAATGGATTTGGCCACTTTTATAGCGATTCCTACAGAGTAGCTGCTAATATAGGGCTGGATTATGAATGGTTTAAGAAGGACGAATGGCAGGTTACGGAGGCAAACCGAATTCAAGCCTTTTTTGCTGATAAGGATCCACTGGATTATCGTCGCTATACAATTGAAGGTGACCCCTTTGAAAAAAAATCCCTTCATCCTGTAGGCTTAATTGCCACAAACGCAATGGCTTCATTGGCTGCAACCGGCCCTATAGCTAAAGCCCATGTGGACCTTTTCTGGCAGACTCCTGTTCGCCAAGGAGAACGACGCTACTATGATAATTGCCTTTATCTATTTGCTATGCTAGCACTAAGTGGAAACTATCGGATTTGGATGCCTCAGAAATCTTGA